The following are encoded together in the Candidatus Neomarinimicrobiota bacterium genome:
- a CDS encoding DUF4442 domain-containing protein → MKTRWKQTLLVRYFGITKIPLIFFVKPQVLQLNQSQCMIKIPLRRRTRNHLMSMYFGVLAVGADLAGGLLAMQMLARSDHKINLVFKDMHADFLKRVDADAIFTCTDGEKIGSLIQKVIDTGERHHEPINILVTAPDKYGAEILATFTLTLSLKVKD, encoded by the coding sequence ATGAAAACACGCTGGAAACAAACGCTCCTGGTTCGATATTTTGGAATCACCAAAATACCCCTGATATTTTTTGTAAAACCCCAGGTCTTACAGTTGAATCAATCCCAGTGTATGATCAAAATTCCCTTGCGCCGCCGGACCCGAAATCATCTAATGAGTATGTATTTCGGTGTTTTGGCAGTCGGTGCCGATCTGGCTGGTGGTTTATTGGCCATGCAAATGCTTGCCAGAAGTGACCACAAAATCAATCTCGTATTTAAAGATATGCATGCAGATTTTTTAAAAAGAGTTGATGCAGATGCCATTTTCACCTGCACCGATGGTGAAAAAATAGGGTCACTCATTCAAAAGGTCATCGATACGGGTGAGCGTCACCATGAACCAATCAATATTCTAGTGACGGCGCCAGACAAATATGGAGCTGAAATCCTGGCGACTTTCACCCTTACGCTTTCTTTAAAAGTAAAGGATTAA
- a CDS encoding CotH kinase family protein, with protein MNSPLLKPAHKLFQNTPLSFLLVLSLSFSIWGQDIQINEFLASNVRDYPEMYDFGDYNDWIELHNTSDSPVSLDGYFLSDNLNNPLKWRIPGGASIPAQGYLLVWADDYDDGPGSIYTRETWPYDDYSTRHYHTNFKLSKSGEELVLAQADITSTTSFIPTESFWKYLDDGSNLDPSWIENNYDDASWAEGQAELGYGDGDENTIVDYGDDSNQKQITTYFRKTFIVNDPNAISNLIIQIKRDDGAVVYLNGTEIIRSNLPSGDITNETLASTAVSSAEEDAFYEYTISTNELTAGENCLAVEIHQISETSSDISFDLELVGINYSEASIVDYVSFDEQVTDVSFGRPSGAMSWTFFGEPTPGNTNLTPQSAGTDKTTAVATSVASGFYNGAISVSLTTASSQAQIHYTLDGSRPGSSSPLYSGSITIDATTVVKARSFEAGLLPGELMTASYFIDEQHFLPTISLVAEPPTLWDTDIGIYENEYKQREIPVSIHYFQQDTETGFRIDAGARLGGLNIWTKPQKPFTIYTRDRFGEDLIPYQIFKTKPISDFSRIVFRNGGDDWEETLLRDPMTGSLVKGMMDCGYMAYQPSALFLNGEYWGIYNIREKYNTRYFFENFGVDPDNIDHLEYGATQAGTRLLTIEGDQLAYNDFISFVQNSDLDQITVYNELSERMNIDGFIDHVVMTLYCANTSWGHNREWWRPRGGDGKWQWLIVDVDRGFNPSNVNNNLLDNLLRDYLLFQYLMVSERFKDRFLQRAAAHFNNTFLTERVERIVDSLSNTITDEMPRHIDRWGSQGGISSMTSWENETEAIKTFAQNRTANLFDHFNSHLILNGTIDMNLATYPSEGGHILINDVPQLSENNTGTYFRDHPLHLTAVPAPGWEVVGWSGISDSTSILYTCETDTSFIALFQPSTGNILPAQIQENTTLLGNQTYYVSENLQIPAGLTLTLEAGVEILMPEQGHIIVDGHLLINGTNASPVIISPNVETGTLRWGGISFSNATDTSRINHLSLSGASKGVDPIIHRGAISGHNANLIIDHLDIQDVLFPIYIQGGSVKLLNSSLRCEFISDFINVKRAEVLIDNCTFYGSQAPDTDAIDLDGVESGVVSNNHIYNFAGPNSDGIDLGERCVGILITDNQIYHSSDKGISVGQHSTTSIERNLIVGCKWGVAVKDSSVALLLNNTYANNEISLVCFEKNVGNGGGEAWERNSIYSNSLISTLFVDAFSAQTVTYSLSNAELMMGAGNLYDEPLFVDPGLYNFELTPNSPCMDAGDPGDPLDENGSPRDMGAYYSFNPDDYPFPIPGRYVSFLKINEFLASNSTSNADESGEYDDWIEIYNPTEETLDLSNLYLTDNPNNLTKWQFPEMASTIEHGGFLLIWCDEDGSQGPLHANFKLSASGEFIALVDSNGLSIIDSLTFGAQITDISWGRVPDGSNNWAMLSPTPGNSNQFLDLVSMPSIPEQFALHQNYPNPFNPNTTIRYELPEPAEVQVLIYDLRGRLIRTLVNETQTIGYKKLIWDGSNHRSKPVSAGVYLCHIVAGEYTKTIKMVLLK; from the coding sequence ATGAATAGCCCATTATTAAAACCTGCCCATAAACTGTTCCAGAACACTCCTCTGAGCTTTCTGCTTGTACTGAGCTTAAGTTTTTCCATTTGGGGACAGGACATCCAAATCAATGAATTTCTCGCTTCAAATGTGCGGGATTATCCTGAGATGTACGATTTTGGGGACTACAATGACTGGATAGAACTGCATAACACTTCAGATTCACCAGTATCGCTAGATGGATACTTCCTGTCGGATAATCTTAACAATCCGCTAAAATGGAGAATACCTGGTGGCGCTTCCATTCCTGCCCAGGGGTATTTGCTGGTTTGGGCAGATGACTATGACGATGGACCAGGTTCTATTTACACACGTGAAACCTGGCCCTATGATGACTATTCCACCCGTCACTACCACACAAACTTCAAACTGAGCAAATCAGGTGAAGAGCTGGTTCTGGCCCAAGCAGATATAACATCTACAACCTCCTTTATTCCCACCGAATCATTTTGGAAGTATCTGGATGATGGTTCCAACCTTGATCCATCCTGGATTGAAAATAATTATGATGATGCCAGCTGGGCTGAGGGTCAGGCAGAACTGGGTTATGGGGATGGGGATGAAAACACCATCGTGGACTATGGTGATGATAGCAATCAGAAGCAGATCACGACTTATTTTCGGAAAACCTTCATTGTAAATGATCCAAATGCCATCAGTAATCTGATAATCCAGATTAAGCGTGATGATGGTGCAGTGGTTTATTTAAATGGGACTGAGATCATCCGATCGAATTTACCCAGTGGGGACATCACCAACGAAACCCTGGCCAGCACGGCAGTGAGTTCTGCTGAAGAAGATGCATTTTATGAATATACTATTTCCACCAATGAGCTTACCGCTGGAGAAAACTGTCTGGCAGTAGAAATACACCAGATAAGTGAAACCAGCTCAGATATAAGTTTTGATCTTGAGCTTGTGGGAATCAACTACTCTGAGGCCAGCATTGTTGATTATGTATCTTTCGATGAACAAGTAACCGATGTTTCCTTCGGACGCCCTTCTGGAGCTATGAGCTGGACCTTTTTCGGAGAACCTACACCAGGGAATACGAACTTAACTCCCCAAAGTGCGGGCACAGATAAAACCACAGCTGTGGCAACTTCAGTCGCCAGCGGCTTTTATAATGGCGCTATCAGCGTGTCCCTGACAACTGCATCTTCCCAGGCTCAAATTCACTACACTCTGGATGGAAGCAGACCAGGCAGTTCGAGTCCACTCTATTCTGGAAGTATCACCATTGATGCTACCACCGTTGTAAAGGCCAGATCATTTGAAGCTGGATTACTACCCGGTGAACTCATGACAGCGTCTTATTTCATTGATGAACAGCATTTTCTGCCCACTATTTCATTGGTTGCTGAACCTCCCACCCTCTGGGATACCGATATTGGTATTTATGAGAACGAGTACAAGCAACGAGAAATCCCTGTATCCATCCACTATTTCCAGCAGGATACTGAGACTGGATTTCGCATTGATGCCGGAGCAAGATTGGGTGGATTGAACATCTGGACCAAACCCCAGAAACCCTTTACTATTTACACACGCGACAGATTTGGTGAGGATCTTATTCCCTATCAGATTTTCAAAACCAAACCCATCTCGGATTTTTCCCGAATCGTTTTCCGAAATGGTGGTGATGACTGGGAAGAAACCCTGCTACGGGATCCCATGACCGGTAGTCTTGTGAAAGGTATGATGGATTGCGGCTATATGGCTTACCAACCCTCCGCCCTTTTTCTGAATGGCGAATATTGGGGGATTTACAATATTCGGGAAAAGTACAATACCCGCTATTTCTTTGAGAATTTTGGAGTTGATCCCGATAATATAGATCATCTTGAATATGGTGCCACACAGGCTGGAACCCGATTGCTCACCATTGAAGGTGACCAGCTCGCCTATAATGATTTCATCTCATTCGTACAAAATAGTGATCTTGACCAGATTACAGTATACAATGAATTGTCAGAGCGAATGAATATTGATGGATTTATTGATCATGTCGTCATGACTTTATACTGTGCCAACACCAGCTGGGGGCATAACCGTGAATGGTGGCGCCCCAGAGGTGGTGACGGAAAATGGCAATGGTTAATTGTGGATGTGGACCGTGGTTTTAATCCATCCAATGTCAATAATAACCTCCTGGACAATCTCTTGAGGGATTATCTTCTGTTTCAATATCTCATGGTCAGCGAACGGTTCAAAGACCGCTTTCTCCAACGGGCTGCCGCACATTTCAACAATACCTTTCTGACTGAGCGAGTTGAAAGAATTGTGGATAGTTTAAGCAATACCATCACTGATGAAATGCCTCGTCATATTGACAGATGGGGATCCCAAGGCGGTATTTCATCCATGACATCCTGGGAAAATGAGACGGAGGCCATCAAGACTTTTGCCCAAAATCGAACAGCGAATCTGTTTGATCATTTCAACAGTCATTTGATCCTGAATGGGACCATCGATATGAATCTGGCAACCTATCCTTCTGAGGGTGGACATATTTTGATAAATGATGTCCCTCAGCTATCTGAAAATAATACGGGAACCTATTTCAGAGATCATCCCCTCCACCTCACTGCCGTTCCCGCGCCAGGATGGGAAGTCGTTGGCTGGTCTGGCATCTCGGATTCCACCAGCATTCTCTACACTTGTGAGACAGATACGAGTTTTATTGCCTTGTTTCAACCGAGTACTGGTAACATTCTACCTGCCCAAATTCAGGAGAATACCACACTCCTGGGTAATCAGACTTACTACGTTTCAGAAAATCTGCAGATTCCTGCGGGACTCACCCTGACCCTGGAGGCTGGTGTAGAGATTCTCATGCCTGAACAGGGACATATCATCGTGGATGGTCACCTCCTCATTAATGGCACAAATGCTTCACCTGTAATTATCTCTCCCAATGTTGAAACAGGAACGCTGCGATGGGGTGGTATCTCCTTCTCCAATGCTACAGATACTTCAAGAATTAACCACCTCTCTCTTTCGGGTGCTTCCAAGGGTGTAGATCCCATCATTCATCGCGGGGCCATTTCTGGGCATAATGCAAATCTGATCATCGATCATCTGGATATTCAGGATGTGTTATTCCCCATCTACATACAAGGTGGTTCCGTCAAATTGTTAAATAGTTCCCTGCGTTGTGAGTTCATCTCTGACTTCATCAATGTCAAACGGGCAGAGGTTCTCATTGACAACTGCACCTTTTATGGTTCTCAGGCGCCTGACACGGACGCTATCGACCTTGATGGGGTTGAGTCAGGGGTTGTATCCAATAACCATATCTACAACTTTGCAGGGCCAAATTCAGATGGCATTGATCTGGGTGAGCGTTGTGTGGGGATTCTCATCACCGATAATCAGATATACCATTCATCAGATAAGGGTATTTCTGTTGGCCAGCATTCCACAACAAGCATAGAGAGAAATTTGATTGTTGGGTGCAAGTGGGGTGTCGCTGTGAAAGACAGTTCCGTCGCGCTGCTCTTAAATAACACCTATGCTAACAATGAAATCAGTCTGGTCTGTTTCGAAAAAAATGTCGGTAATGGTGGAGGTGAAGCCTGGGAAAGGAATAGTATTTATTCCAACAGCTTGATCTCAACACTTTTTGTGGATGCGTTTTCCGCTCAAACAGTAACCTATTCTTTGTCCAATGCTGAATTGATGATGGGAGCAGGCAATTTGTATGACGAGCCCCTGTTTGTTGATCCAGGCCTTTATAATTTTGAATTGACGCCAAATTCACCCTGCATGGATGCGGGCGATCCAGGTGATCCCCTTGATGAGAATGGAAGCCCCAGAGATATGGGCGCTTACTATTCCTTCAACCCTGATGATTACCCTTTCCCAATTCCAGGTAGATATGTTTCATTTCTGAAGATCAATGAATTCCTGGCCAGTAATTCAACCTCCAACGCCGATGAATCAGGTGAATATGATGATTGGATTGAGATTTATAATCCTACTGAAGAAACACTGGATCTTTCCAATTTATATTTAACGGACAATCCCAACAACTTGACCAAATGGCAATTTCCTGAGATGGCTTCCACCATTGAACATGGTGGATTTCTCCTCATCTGGTGTGATGAAGATGGTAGCCAGGGGCCGCTCCACGCCAATTTCAAATTAAGTGCCTCAGGTGAGTTCATTGCCCTGGTTGATTCAAATGGTTTAAGTATCATCGACTCACTTACTTTTGGCGCTCAGATAACTGACATCTCCTGGGGTAGAGTTCCTGATGGTAGTAATAATTGGGCCATGCTATCCCCTACGCCTGGTAACTCAAATCAGTTTCTTGACCTTGTATCGATGCCGTCTATCCCAGAACAGTTCGCCTTGCATCAGAATTATCCCAATCCATTTAATCCAAACACGACCATTCGATATGAATTACCTGAACCAGCTGAAGTTCAAGTTTTGATCTATGATCTTCGAGGCCGATTGATCAGGACTCTGGTCAATGAAACCCAGACCATAGGATACAAAAAGTTGATCTGGGATGGTAGCAATCATCGTAGCAAGCCAGTAAGTGCTGGGGTTTACTTGTGTCATATTGTCGCCGGCGAGTATACCAAAACAATTAAAATGGTATTGCTGAAATAG
- a CDS encoding response regulator, which produces MTAKKEPLDISESDRAQQEIERLAFFPLANPMPVVEVDLDGVPSYINPAGIQLLDKMNLDMSQVSQILPKTYKSDIKTASSDKGKIPSREVSLGGSHLLWTAFFLENQNLLHYYATDITNLKNTETELIAAKERALKNEEVKTLFLANMSHEIRTPINSILGFTELIEEKVKGKIDENLDVYFETIYMSGERLWQTVHHILDISQIETGTFELKTETVNLGKIIKDLGASFKSAAKAKNLELNINLPDTEINIISDEYCATQAITNLIDNAIKYTSSGHVDLDTEIVDGSVIIIIKDTGIGMSKEYQDHMFNVFSQESTGYTKNFQGIGLGLALAHRYLSLINGKITFESEREVGSKFTVYLPIDPSVKPVIAVDEPKPIDSVGGHSDATQDTRMSILVVEDDPNSQKLASFTLSKDYDLHFADSVSDAKDVLNAEEVQLILLDLSLRGDEDGLDLARYLRGEDKWLNIPIIALTAHAFTSDRDRCLDAGCSDFMTKPFRLAELKETIQHLI; this is translated from the coding sequence TTGACTGCTAAAAAAGAACCACTTGATATAAGCGAAAGCGATAGAGCGCAACAGGAGATAGAGCGACTCGCTTTTTTTCCACTTGCCAACCCCATGCCTGTTGTAGAGGTTGATCTAGATGGCGTTCCCAGTTATATAAATCCTGCAGGAATCCAACTCCTTGATAAGATGAATCTGGATATGTCGCAGGTTTCCCAAATATTACCGAAGACGTATAAATCGGACATAAAAACTGCCTCCTCCGATAAGGGCAAAATTCCTTCACGGGAGGTATCATTGGGTGGCTCGCACCTCCTATGGACAGCATTCTTCCTGGAAAACCAAAATCTGTTACACTACTACGCCACGGACATCACCAATCTCAAAAATACTGAGACTGAGCTTATAGCTGCCAAAGAACGGGCCTTAAAGAACGAAGAAGTCAAGACCCTCTTCCTGGCCAATATGAGTCATGAGATCAGAACTCCCATCAATTCAATACTGGGGTTTACTGAGCTGATTGAGGAAAAAGTCAAAGGCAAGATTGATGAAAATTTGGATGTATATTTTGAAACCATTTACATGAGCGGCGAACGCCTTTGGCAAACCGTTCATCACATCCTGGATATTTCCCAAATTGAAACCGGCACTTTTGAATTGAAAACCGAAACCGTTAATCTGGGCAAAATTATAAAAGATCTGGGAGCCTCATTCAAATCCGCAGCCAAGGCTAAGAATTTGGAACTCAACATCAACCTTCCTGATACTGAAATTAACATAATATCTGATGAGTACTGTGCGACACAGGCTATCACCAATCTTATCGACAATGCCATAAAGTATACAAGCTCCGGCCACGTCGACCTGGACACTGAGATTGTTGATGGCTCTGTCATTATCATCATTAAGGATACGGGCATAGGAATGTCCAAAGAGTATCAGGACCACATGTTCAATGTTTTTTCCCAGGAAAGCACTGGCTATACCAAGAATTTTCAAGGTATTGGTCTTGGGTTGGCACTGGCCCACCGCTATCTCTCCCTGATCAATGGAAAGATAACCTTTGAGAGTGAGCGGGAAGTAGGGAGCAAATTTACCGTTTATTTACCCATAGATCCCTCTGTGAAACCGGTAATAGCTGTTGACGAACCAAAACCTATTGATTCTGTGGGTGGGCACTCAGACGCCACTCAGGACACCAGAATGAGCATTCTTGTGGTGGAGGATGACCCTAATTCTCAAAAGCTGGCCAGTTTCACCCTTAGCAAAGACTATGACCTTCATTTTGCAGATTCGGTATCAGATGCTAAAGACGTGCTGAATGCTGAAGAAGTTCAGTTAATTCTATTGGATCTCTCCCTGAGGGGGGATGAAGATGGACTTGATCTCGCCAGATATCTCCGAGGAGAGGATAAGTGGTTAAATATACCCATAATTGCCCTGACTGCCCATGCCTTCACCTCTGATAGGGATAGATGCCTTGATGCAGGTTGCAGCGACTTTATGACCAAACCCTTCCGTTTGGCCGAATTAAAAGAAACCATCCAGCATTTGATATAA
- a CDS encoding amino acid permease has product MRDFGDSTEYKRDLGLIEAISIVISRIIGSGIFRTPAPIMALVGCTSLFGLVWVLGGIVTIFGAVVYAELAAMMPRSGGPYVYLKMAYHPFWAFLRGWAMFFVSETASIAAVALIFGEYLNALWRIASGQAFGQITLFFIALSTIWLLTVVNLFGVRLSGKIQNFFGAIKVVAVGGIIGVSFTSWSTGSLSNFVNPLLPESFSGSTFLAVGAGLRYAFFAFSGWEGATYIAEEVKNPRKNLPLSLFIGIAGVMVLYMGANAAYLFQLTPAQIADNNEVATEAMKVALGATGGILISVAVMFNTFGNVSTQILCKARALQAMARDGMFFKKFAVLSKKHKTPNNALIGQGVWATVLLTFAVSAANSYETIIDFFSATSTVFNLMVFGAIFILRKKYPTVDRPYKAWLYPWSLIIVIVIYATFFVITLMTTLIPSLIGLGLTSLGSIYYYFYIHKRDKLVRE; this is encoded by the coding sequence ATGAGAGATTTCGGCGACTCAACTGAATACAAACGGGATCTTGGGCTCATTGAGGCTATCTCCATTGTGATCAGCAGGATTATTGGATCAGGCATTTTTAGAACCCCAGCACCCATTATGGCTCTGGTGGGTTGTACCTCCTTATTTGGTCTTGTCTGGGTCCTTGGTGGCATTGTGACCATCTTTGGGGCAGTCGTCTATGCTGAACTGGCTGCCATGATGCCCCGCTCTGGCGGTCCCTATGTCTATTTGAAAATGGCCTATCACCCCTTCTGGGCTTTTCTCCGTGGCTGGGCCATGTTTTTTGTCTCCGAAACTGCCTCTATTGCTGCTGTGGCCCTCATTTTTGGAGAGTATCTAAATGCCCTCTGGCGAATCGCATCTGGTCAGGCCTTTGGACAGATTACTCTATTTTTTATTGCTCTGTCTACCATATGGTTGCTTACCGTGGTAAATCTTTTTGGTGTTCGACTTAGCGGTAAAATTCAGAACTTCTTTGGTGCTATCAAAGTGGTTGCTGTGGGTGGTATCATCGGTGTGAGTTTTACCAGTTGGTCAACAGGGTCTCTGTCAAATTTTGTCAATCCTCTTTTACCGGAATCCTTCAGTGGGTCCACATTTCTAGCCGTGGGTGCAGGCCTGAGATACGCCTTTTTTGCATTTAGTGGTTGGGAGGGTGCTACATATATCGCCGAAGAAGTGAAGAACCCACGTAAGAATTTACCCCTATCTCTGTTTATCGGAATAGCCGGTGTAATGGTTCTATATATGGGTGCAAACGCTGCCTATCTGTTCCAATTGACACCTGCTCAAATCGCCGACAATAATGAGGTAGCAACAGAAGCCATGAAAGTTGCTCTTGGTGCCACCGGTGGCATTCTAATTTCCGTGGCGGTCATGTTTAATACTTTTGGAAATGTGAGCACTCAAATCCTATGTAAAGCAAGAGCCCTGCAGGCCATGGCGCGAGATGGCATGTTTTTTAAAAAATTTGCTGTACTCAGCAAAAAACATAAAACCCCCAACAATGCTTTGATCGGACAAGGTGTCTGGGCAACCGTACTATTGACTTTTGCCGTGTCTGCAGCGAACTCCTATGAGACGATTATCGATTTTTTCTCAGCCACATCAACTGTATTCAATCTCATGGTATTTGGAGCCATTTTTATTCTCAGAAAGAAATATCCTACTGTTGACAGACCTTACAAGGCCTGGTTATATCCATGGAGTTTGATTATTGTAATTGTCATATACGCCACTTTCTTTGTTATTACACTTATGACGACTCTCATTCCGTCTCTCATAGGTCTGGGTTTGACTAGTCTGGGATCGATTTACTATTACTTTTACATCCACAAGCGAGATAAATTAGTTAGAGAATAA
- a CDS encoding NAD-dependent succinate-semialdehyde dehydrogenase, translating to MKSINPATGELIRKYETHSNEQALSIVSKTGEAWIDWKSTDFSLRSKKMKQAAFILREQNEELAQLMTLEMGKVIHEARAEIEKCAWVCEFYADNAESFLADEMVETNASKSFVSFEPLGIVLAVMPWNFPFWQVFRFAAPALMAGNAAVLKHASNVPGCALAIENIFIKAGFPENLFRALMISASQVESVIMNPHIRAVTLTGSEAAGMNVAAIAGRALKKTVLELGGSDPFIVLEDADIDKCVTTAVNARMINNGQSCIAAKRFIVVESRLEEFETKKAEIMSTLLVGDPLLADTQVGPLARADLRDELHEQVKASLDDGARLLLGGKSIPGPGFFYEPTVISDVRRGMSLYHEETFGPVSAIIPVKDAEQAIEVANDSEFGLGGSLWTNDLVRGEKLARQVESGAVFVNGMTVSDPRLPFGGIKRSGYGRELSHFGIREFTNIKSIWIA from the coding sequence ATGAAATCAATCAATCCCGCCACAGGCGAGCTTATCCGGAAATATGAGACTCATTCAAATGAGCAAGCGCTGTCAATTGTATCAAAAACCGGAGAAGCCTGGATAGATTGGAAATCCACCGACTTTAGCCTTCGTTCCAAGAAAATGAAACAGGCAGCCTTCATTCTGCGAGAGCAAAATGAAGAATTAGCTCAGCTCATGACCCTTGAAATGGGGAAAGTCATCCATGAAGCCCGGGCTGAAATTGAAAAATGCGCCTGGGTGTGTGAGTTTTATGCAGACAATGCAGAATCCTTTCTCGCCGATGAGATGGTGGAGACAAACGCTTCCAAAAGCTTTGTCAGTTTTGAACCCCTGGGAATTGTTCTGGCAGTCATGCCCTGGAATTTCCCGTTCTGGCAAGTCTTTCGCTTCGCCGCACCCGCCCTCATGGCTGGCAATGCTGCCGTTCTTAAACATGCTTCCAACGTCCCTGGATGCGCACTGGCCATTGAGAATATCTTTATCAAGGCAGGATTTCCAGAAAACCTGTTTAGAGCCTTGATGATATCGGCCAGCCAAGTCGAGTCAGTCATTATGAATCCTCATATCCGAGCAGTCACCCTGACAGGTAGTGAAGCGGCGGGAATGAACGTCGCCGCCATAGCGGGACGAGCCCTCAAGAAAACCGTCCTGGAATTGGGTGGATCTGATCCTTTCATCGTTCTGGAGGATGCAGATATTGATAAATGTGTGACAACAGCCGTCAATGCGCGCATGATCAACAACGGTCAAAGCTGTATTGCTGCCAAAAGGTTTATAGTTGTTGAATCTCGTCTTGAGGAATTTGAAACCAAAAAAGCTGAGATCATGTCAACCCTTCTTGTTGGTGATCCCCTCCTGGCAGACACACAGGTTGGGCCCCTGGCGAGGGCGGATCTCCGCGATGAATTGCATGAACAGGTCAAAGCAAGTCTGGATGATGGTGCCAGACTCCTTCTGGGAGGAAAATCCATTCCTGGACCAGGTTTCTTCTATGAGCCTACGGTAATAAGTGATGTTAGGCGAGGTATGAGTCTATATCACGAGGAGACCTTTGGGCCTGTCTCTGCCATCATCCCCGTGAAAGATGCTGAGCAAGCCATCGAAGTAGCCAATGATTCCGAATTTGGCCTGGGGGGTTCACTCTGGACCAATGATTTGGTCAGGGGTGAGAAGCTTGCGAGGCAAGTCGAGAGTGGAGCAGTCTTTGTGAATGGGATGACTGTTTCTGATCCACGGCTTCCTTTTGGCGGCATCAAGCGTTCAGGCTATGGACGTGAGCTATCACATTTTGGTATCCGTGAGTTCACCAATATCAAATCAATTTGGATTGCATAG
- a CDS encoding S41 family peptidase codes for MKFRSTLLPVLTLLLLTGWAATIYTQAHSERVEGEASITKVFQTILDRYVAEIDPDKLADAAIEGMLSELDPYSQHIDDNNSYRLDAITTGEYGGVGIHLGRMNDSLIVISPMDGTPAFLQGIHAGDRIVKIDSVWTKKLNLNEAARMVRGEQGSTINLLIKREGETDYINFELIRELIKVPDVSYSGLLRERTGYVKLSNFSKYSAEELEKAIRKMNKVGLEALIIDVRGNPGGLLSAALMSADLFIEQGATLLETRGRVDQSNKKYLSRRRPIVKTDLPVAILIDGGSASASEILAGILQDYDRAVVIGEPSFGKGLVQTVTRLSPDTRLKLTSAKYYLPSGRLIQKREIAQDVLYEDLLISQDTSFLSDNNRKFEGGGGVEPDIYTEDFPLSNLENSLWRKRLFFKYALKYGEEHPGLSMPIHFDDSEVDSFYTWMDQHELIPETNFNLWITDLEDAIDTSSAIYSDVLDLQHSLSLLEEIYAQEEFHKIKFQILAGLEKEMARVLGGNGARIAASLAHDRVVLKAIEVLSSGKQIQEILAGPTE; via the coding sequence TTGAAATTTCGATCCACACTTTTACCTGTTTTGACACTGCTTCTGCTCACTGGATGGGCAGCAACAATTTATACCCAGGCACATTCTGAACGTGTGGAGGGTGAAGCTTCAATCACCAAGGTATTTCAGACTATTCTTGATCGTTATGTTGCCGAGATTGATCCCGATAAGCTTGCAGATGCAGCCATTGAGGGAATGCTGAGTGAACTTGATCCCTACTCCCAGCATATTGATGATAATAATTCATATCGCCTTGATGCCATAACAACTGGTGAGTATGGTGGTGTGGGTATCCATCTTGGTCGTATGAATGATTCTCTCATTGTGATCTCACCCATGGATGGGACACCGGCATTTCTCCAGGGCATTCATGCTGGAGACCGAATTGTAAAAATTGATTCTGTCTGGACCAAAAAGCTGAATCTGAACGAAGCAGCCCGGATGGTACGGGGAGAGCAGGGGTCCACAATAAATCTTCTCATTAAAAGAGAAGGCGAAACTGATTATATAAATTTTGAGCTGATTCGAGAATTGATTAAGGTTCCAGATGTGAGTTATTCCGGGTTACTGAGAGAGCGGACGGGGTATGTGAAACTTTCCAATTTTTCAAAGTACTCTGCTGAAGAGCTGGAAAAAGCCATTCGCAAGATGAACAAAGTTGGCCTTGAAGCGCTAATAATAGATGTGAGGGGTAACCCCGGTGGACTTCTCAGTGCAGCCCTCATGAGTGCAGATCTGTTTATTGAACAAGGTGCCACCCTGTTGGAAACCCGGGGACGTGTGGATCAGTCCAATAAGAAATATCTGTCTCGTCGTCGTCCCATCGTTAAGACGGATCTTCCAGTAGCCATTCTCATAGATGGTGGATCGGCCTCAGCTTCAGAGATACTCGCGGGTATTCTTCAGGACTATGATAGGGCAGTGGTGATTGGTGAACCTTCGTTTGGCAAAGGTTTGGTTCAAACCGTAACCCGCTTGTCACCTGATACCCGACTCAAGCTTACCTCAGCAAAATACTATCTGCCCAGTGGTCGCCTTATTCAGAAACGTGAAATCGCTCAGGATGTGCTGTATGAAGATTTACTTATTTCTCAGGATACTTCTTTTCTCTCTGACAATAACCGCAAGTTCGAAGGTGGGGGTGGTGTTGAACCCGATATTTACACAGAAGATTTTCCTTTAAGTAATCTTGAGAACTCTCTGTGGCGTAAGCGGCTATTCTTTAAATATGCTCTAAAATATGGTGAGGAGCATCCAGGTCTCAGCATGCCAATTCATTTCGATGATTCTGAGGTGGATAGCTTTTATACCTGGATGGATCAGCATGAATTAATCCCAGAAACAAACTTCAATCTCTGGATAACCGATCTTGAGGATGCCATTGACACATCAAGTGCTATCTATTCTGATGTACTGGATTTGCAACATTCTTTGAGTCTATTGGAAGAAATTTATGCTCAAGAAGAGTTTCATAAAATAAAATTTCAAATTCTGGCTGGTCTGGAAAAGGAAATGGCCAGAGTTTTAGGTGGAAACGGGGCTCGAATTGCTGCCTCTTTGGCCCATGATCGTGTTGTTTTGAAAGCGATTGAAGTCCTATCGTCAGGGAAGCAGATTCAGGAAATCCTTGCTGGTCCTACTGAGTAA